The Nicotiana sylvestris chromosome 6, ASM39365v2, whole genome shotgun sequence genomic sequence ATAGGAGTATATTTTAGTGGCTCAGACTGAAATTTACAGGAATAAATCTGTGAAATTGACCCTTTGATCACGGAAGTTTAGACAACTAAAAAGTGCACCCTAAGTCACAAGCTCCATGGGATTTTAGGTAGCAGGATTCTTCTATCTACAGTTTCACTGCAATCCCAAGATCCATTAATTAAGTTCAACCTTGCCACCAGTGGCGTAGCCACAAAGACAGAAGGGTGTTCAGTTGAACACTCTTGTCGAAAAATTACACGGAGTATATAGAAAATTATATTATGTAAagaagttaattttttttttataaatatatgtattaaacttTGAATACTCTTTACAACATTTCTGGTTCTGCCACTGCACGCAACTGCTCTTTCTCCGACTCATCCTTATATCTCAATTTTCATTTTTTCGTTTTCTCTCCACAAATGATTTATATTTTCATTTGGACACGTCATTCAGTGAATTTGTTAGCATGCCCTACTAACCTGCTCACAATTTTACTACGAGCACAACTTTattgccttataaaaaggacaatgcggtcgttgcaaatataatccggtttacaagtccggagtcgaatcccacagagaactaaggcttagctacagttgttcactatcaccaagaagacaagcttgaacagttcctaacttatagatatttagattcttgtgtttaactaattgattaacaaattaaaacaataaattaacaactaaagatactaagagttagagacaaaattaaggaggtctagagttatgatttccccaattgtcggaatccttcccgctatgtcttctataatttcgcctaagtattctctaccgatcatgagcactcttattaccgtaaatctctcccgagtaatcacgacaatttactagacgcactctcccgagctacgctagctggcttttgatacagctcacttcagatcgcacccaaggcttcgttatccctaatcccgcctttaaaccctcggttattgatccctcatatactctgggagtggtgttgttcaacaattacctaaatatgcactctctcccgagttatgcatactaaataggcacagctaattgagagctcttcaattaactacaataagaacgtagttgaacaaatagagattatactacggctcaattatataaaaacataacaagaatttatcctacaaaaggttctatcaaaactctagataacaaattagctattcataatagtatgtaaaactacaatactaaaagtcataaccaacaacgaaaaataggaagaggaaagaaaaacttgtagaagaattcccaagccttgctcctattgtgtctctgcctccttaggttaaatctatgtcaaaaatatgtcccCTCCAAttcttggccggcttccttggtttaatatagggtttagggcttaaaatcccgtgttttgcactttggtccctgaaatttacgcatcctgccgcggttccaccgcggtcgcgccggaaccgcggccaaacaccctctcagattCTTCAGTTGTCCGTGACTGCcctctgccgcggtcgcggtttttgaccctgttccgtttggaatttggaaaaacgtaaaacatgaaagttgtagtcctttgagttatctttccaaccatatattgtggatcTCAAATGGAGTTTTGAGTAAAatgttatgtctattttactagacagtgcgcaatatgcctcttcgagtttttgttttgttgttttatcatccgttgatccccgaacgcgatcccggcttaattccttgagctattactcagacttcaaagctccaaaccacttaaattcattacataacatctatatagctcggaatcacacctacaaggcataaaatacacaattagtgtaaaacactagcgattaaagcacaaactcaactaaagtgcagtaaattagagtgtaataatcgactaaaatacgtaattatagcctatcatcatttATACATCTCAAAAATAATGTATTTAACTACAGTACTAAAGATATTTTGTTTAATCATCGTGAAATctattagtcaaataaatttggATTCACGTTTGGTAGGTTGAAGCGTTCCTTATCAAGAAGTTTTCTATTGTCAGAGCTCGAAAGGGCCATCCCACCATGCCTCCTGGTGGTAGCTATCAAAAATTTCCTCCTAGATACACGACCATTTGCCTCCGTGAATGGTTAGTAATTAGAATCTCACTAATAAGAGATTGAATTCATTATCTGTACCACAACGGATACGGTGGGATGAATAAAATTTCTCCACCTTTAATCAAAGCTCACGAGTTCATAGAATGAAGAAAGTGTTTTTCCTTAAATAGATTAATCTAGATTAATAGTGATTTTCGAATGTTGCTTCCTTTGCTTACCCTTCTTGCATTTGGCATGACTAGAACCTTGTTTGGAAATATTGTTTCTGATATTGACTAAATGTAGATGCTCAAGTCAAATTCGAAACTAAAAAAACTTGCTTCACTCTTTACCTGTTAACTACGTGAAAAAACAAGCACAAAAGTTGGACATGCAAACATACAATAGGACTTAATTAGATTAATAAGACGGCATTTAATGACAATTGATAGCAAAAATCCAGAAGAAATCCCAGAACCTTTTGATTCGCACTGCTTTTGGACTTGCTTTTTGCAGAGGCGGATGTAGAAGGTTTATTAcgagttcaattgaacccataacttttcaCGCGGAgcaaaaatttatatgtaaaaattccttaatattataaaaatagaaGATATGAACTCatgactttaaaaatataaatccTAAATCCGCCTCCCATTTTTTGTGGTAAAATAGAAAATTGAAGTGTGAGGAATAGGAACTAGATTCATCCATTAATGTCGTCCTCCACTCCATTATTCCACATAACCAACCATTTATTGCCATGTTGCACTTTTTCTTCTTGCCCCTCTACACAAGATGCCTCGCATAAAGTCTAAACGTCAGCTCATTGCCATTTGCTCTGTCTCCATGTGAGTCCTCTATCTCCAACCACCTGTATAACTCCTCTCAAATTTCCATTTACAGCCCTTCTCCAACGCTCTATTGTAAAGAAAACAAAGTGTATTGCGATagaatttaagttatatacactgACAGTATTGTTATATGGAGGACGAGGACAAAGAACTTCTCAACAAAAAAGTATTAGTCCGAAGTGGTTCGCACATGTACGATGAATTGAGGAGTTTTAGAACGTGGTTCAAGTGGATGTGTGTGGATCAATCTGACACTTGGTCTGCTTGCTTATCTTGGTTTGTTTTTATTTGGCTGGCCGTAGTTGTGCCATGGCTCTCCCATTACCTTCTGGCTTGTACCGATTGTGTTTCTGATCACAGTAGGCCGTACGACAGTGTTGTTCAGTTGTCTCTCAGCAGCGTTGCTGCTCTCTCATTCATCTGTCTTTCAAGGTTTAACAAGAAATATGGACTTCGGAGGTTCTTGTTCCTTGACAAGCTTTGTGGTGAGAGCGAGACCGTCAGAAATTGCTACACACAACAGCTTAATGtacgttttttttttcttttcttgattaATTATCAGTCAAAAGCATGGCTTGATTCTACATATTTGACTATCATTTTGTTTCAGTGAAATTATAAATTCATTGAGCGACGCAGGTCATGTTTGTTGTGTGACTCAAGAATGTATTCACTCTATGATTGATAAACTGTTGGGATAAAACGGCCTAAAGATACTATTAACATAgtgtgatattgtccgctttgggccAAATCCGCACGGTTTCCCCAAAAGGGCTCACACTATTAAGAGATCCCTACATCTTATATGTATGCTCCCAATCTTTTCAGCTACTAATGTGGGACTTTATTCGCACACCCAACAATCTCCCCTCGAACTAAGTTCCACGTGGTTCACTATCACGATTCATGGGTCTTTTTCCGAGATTAACTGTGTGACACCCACATTGTTAGAGTATTTATGCCAACTAAAGcccacaactaaattctttttgtGTGCGCGTCTCCAAACCGAGTCTCACACCATCACTTTGCCATCGCCATACTCGGCCCGCTGAACCTGGGCTCTGATACTAGTTGTTGGGCTAAAACGGCCTAAAGATACTCCTAACATAGTGTGACCTTGTCTGCTTTGGGCCAAGCCCGCACGGTTTTTTCCAAAATGTCTCGTACCATTAAGAGATCCCTACACCTTATATGTAAGCTCCCAATTTTATCAGCTATCAATGTGGACTTTGTTTGCACACCCAACATAAACTAAGTCGAATAATTTGAATCGTTTAATTTCTATCAGGAGATAACCTGAATTCATGAGGTTCAGCCATTTCAGATTTGTTCAAATTAGTTACTAATGTGATATGTTCATTCTTGTTGGCTCATTTGTAGCAATTACTTCTTGTACATTGAGCAAATATGATGCACTTATATTCTCTTCTTAACATGCAGAGATCAATGAAAATCCTATTCATTTTTGTCATGCCATGTTTTGCTGCTGAAATCACATACAAGATTTGGTGGTACAGCTCAGGTGGAACTCGATTCCCCTTCTTGGGCAATGTCGTTATGAGTAATATCGTCGCGTGCATTCTGGAGCTCACCTCCTGGCTTTACAGGACTGTGGTGTTCTTCCTAGTGTGTGTTCTTTTCCGCTTGATCTGTTATCTTCAGATTCTCCGACTACAAGATTTTGCTCAGGTACTCTTCCATGTGGATTCTGATGTTGAATCCGTGTTGAGGGAGCACCTTAGAATCAGGAGGCACTTGAGAATTATTAGCCATAGGTACCGCGTGTTCATCTTGTGGGCATTGATATTCATCACAGCAAGTCTATTTGCCTCTCTTCTCATGACTACGCGCCCAAATGCAGATCTTCATATCTATAAAAGTGGTGAACTTGCGGTATGGATTCTCATAATCTCATTTTGGCGTTCTTATTTGTTATCGCTTCCTATTTCCCTCAGAAATGGCTCGAGAAAATCTACCTTTTGCAGATGTCATGCAGTAAATAAAATGTTAATATTTCATGTTTTCGAACTATGTGTATATGTGAAGAAAAGATTGAAAATATATACATACAATAAGATCACGTTTATTTTGGACTCACTGACACTAGATTCTGAATATGATCGCCTTTGTCCATTTGTGGAACTAAATATTTTGGTCTTCATATGCAGCTGTGTTCTGTCAGCCTTCTTGCTGGGCTGATGATACTATTGCGAAGCGCAACCAGAATTACACACAAGGCACAAGCTGTGACGAGCCTTGCTGCAAAGTGGCACGTGTGTGCGACCATAGACTCGTATGATTGGGCTAAGGTTGAGAATTCTCCAGCAACTCAAGTAGCCTACAACCAAGATTTTCATCCGAGTTCTAATGGATCATCTGATGCAGAGGATGTtggagatgaagaagatgaattGGATAATACGAAATTCGTCCCATCGTATGCCTATAGTACAATTTCGTTCCAGAAAAGACAAGCTCTAGGTATGCTGATCACTTCATTTAGTTTCCTTATTCTTCCTTCAAAAATGTGCAATATCCCTATATTATTACATTAGGCGTACTATGAAACAGTTACCTGTGATTCTTCAATTAATATGGTAACGTAAAAGAAAACCTTATACTAGCTATCGGTGCACAGAAGTTAAAACTCATGTATTAATGCATAATTGGTTCGAACGGACTTATTTTGGTGCATCTTCTTGCAGTGACATATTTTGAGAACAATAGAGCAGGAGTGACGATTTACGGCTTCATGCTAGACAGAAGTTCTCTTCACACCATTTTTGGGATAGAGCTGACACTGATGCTCTGGTTGCTTGGGAAAACTGTGGGCGTTTCTTGAATTGTTGACTGCACAATTGAAAACTATATATAATTTGTCGTTGCCTCTGAAATTGTATAGTATAAGATCCTCTAACGTTGCATGGTTCCTTGAACACAGTAAAAGATGAAAGTTTTCTTCTTGTGTATGATTAATTTCCATGAACAAGGAAAGATTTATGCCTGGAATGCCATCGAAGGCAGATCATCGATTCAgtgacaaaaaataattttatgaatttactgttacttttttttttttgctttaatTTATGCTATCTTACCTTATAACTTTACTGCCCAAATTAGGCATAAATTTTCTTTTTTCTGAAGAATAAATCATGTGTATTCCCAAAGTATTACTGAATCGTACGGGTAAGTTCAATGATTCATGACTTCTTGAATGAGCAAGATATGCAGAAAATATAGAATTAGTGAATTCTTTATGAGTGAAGTACGGAACTTTTAAATAGCCCCATAACGTTATCAGCTTATCTGCGTATTCATGTGTAACATTAGAGGAAAAATTGAGACTTGTCTGAATATTGCAGTTATTGATATCCTCTTGTCCTACATCGATGCGGCTGTTTGATTCACGGATGGAAATACGTATTCAAGGATATCATAAGCAGGAGTACACTATATTATAATGAGCGCATGTTTATTTTTACCGTGATGAATTGCACCACATGTTTATTTCATCAAATTAAAAAGGTGAAAATCATTTACATTCTTTAACTTTGttttaaaactcaaattccctCTTCATCTGGATTCCTCTGTTCTAAGCCGGTCTGTTCACAAGTCTCGGATGTTACAACTTTAAACAATAGACattcttcattttttttagttGGCCCTTTTAAGTGCCTATTTTATCCTCTATATATATCTTAAGAAGATCAATTTGAATTTCGGATCTTCTTAGAGACCTTTGGGTCTATCAATACCACATAAAAGCAAGTTAAAAACAAGAATAATAATCTTTACTTCCCcccatggctctgataccaaggggACCGGAAGCGAAGCCCCAAAAAGATTaaggaaaaaatatataaatgtaAGGACAAGAAACAAGTAACAAGTTAAATAACTAAACCTGCAGAAGATACAGTTAGAGTGCAAGCAAATAAATCTATGGGGCAGAGCCAACCATGTAAATAAAATGCGATAAAGTAAATTAGGTGGTTTAACAGACCATACACTACTAGAAATCTAGGAATTAGCGACCAAAAAtttgcgaccaaagttggttggtcaaaaaaagcgaccaacgttggtcgctaatgtgaagaaaattattaaataactattttaaataatttaccgaccaaggttggtcgctttttggtcggtAAAGTGGTCAACATGTTGACTGggctggtcagacttgcttggtcaaataaatattgaaattagcgaccaactttggtcgctaatgtgggacccagttataatgttttaataattatattattatttaaaatattttataaaatataaataaataatatttaaaattgGCGACAAAAGTTGGTCAGTTATGAAAGGGAAGCaagtagcgaccaactttggtcgctattttgggactcagttctaacgtttaataattatattattatttaaaatattttataaaatataaataaatcttatttaaaattagcgaccaacgttggtcgctattttttaattctggataattagcgaccaaagttggtctcttttcaggtcaacattggtcaaaaataaaaatcacttttgtatttactatctaaataatataagtgtaatccgttaacacttttgtaatacaagagatgaatacactaaaatatactctaacatactatatatgtagttaaagtagtacaacgaagcGTGTTACATTTTGTTTTTAATGTTCAACGATGCATCtaagtaggttataagtcgatgaatcaatttacacacagatatatttgatgaaaaattatatatactaattaggatcttgacaagtctatcaatccctaaaagaacccgacaATGTCTTGGGGTCCTAGGCTTCaggtcacaacaatgtctaagtacattgtgaatggttataagtttcatacagaggattgctctaaaaataaaaatagcaacaacaacgaGGTGTGTGTTCAAGGTGGAGatggcaaccaagttggagatattgattattatggtgtgttcaaagaaataatagaactagaatatacaggttggccatttaagaaattgatactctttagatgcaagtggtttgacccaaatccaacaagaggtacaagagtacacaatcaatacaaTATAATTGAGGTTAATTatacgagggagtatgatcgctatgatcctttcataattgcacataatgttaggcaagtgtattatgctccttatccattaCGGCGGAATAAGTCtgattggtgggttgtaataaaaactaaacctgtaggtagggtggaagtcgagaatgtgttagatgttgcatatcaaTATGTtatctccagtgttcaccaaatagtggacgaaATTTTAGgaaatgatttggaacatcctgaatacatattggaagaagttgatataaatgaagtaacaattatagaaaatgaggaagaagaattaactaatgaagctcaaactagtgaggaagaagaattctcgGACGAGGAACAATACGTTGATGAGAtttaaaaagttggtttctttAATAACCCTTGttttatagctagtttcttatatgtttcaatctaaatatgtattatattttGCATATGACAGGCAAAGGTCGAGGTAACAATGACTCTACTGGTTCTCGGGGTTGAGAAAAGGCTAGGAAGGCaaagaggagggtagaagatAATATTGCATCTTTTCCACCCTCTTCAGAGATGCCTATGCCTATGTCTTATCCTCCACCCCAGGGCTATTCTGAGCTGCCACAACATCACGAGACCTACACCTTCGTGCAGACACTAGGTCTTTCATCACAGGGCCATAGCACTATACGTCCGGCATATAGTCCAGCTGCCTCACGACCACGTGGATTGCAGCCATCTGCATCTCATGGATCGCATCCATCCATGTCACATCCACATGGATCACAGCCACTCGGTTCACAACCACTCGGGCCATCAAGTTATGTCGCAGTCACAAGGATCGCAACCATCTTCATCAACGACTCCATCTATTTCAGGTCTTTGCCTGCGAGATAGTAGCTCTGACCCCCCCTACACACACACCTcttccacacatgcctctgatataCATGTTTCGGACGGTGATGTTGATGATGACGGGGGGGGGggtgcattatgatcaatatGACAGGAACATCACAGTCCCTGAGGGTGatgatgggtaagagttatttgttatttttacgtttattgttttgtacaatttgtactaagatattaatgtattttttttgttaaattgcaggttcatcccgagtaatattactacgaggataatcaccaaagccatcagaaagctttatgatggcccttatgcAACTTGGAGTGAATTCCAATTCTcgctgaaggagcaaattttcaatcaatttaaggtataaatgttcttttaagcagtataattatttatatttatgatatttccatataatatttaacttttgaaatatagagcaagtgtgtatgggaacaccgctATAGCGCGGAAGTGGCTGCAAATTTTCATCACAAAGCTCGCAAGCGGTTGTCGCATAGTTTATccaaagctagaaagttgaaccagaagcctgactggttgcttcagaatttatggaagtatttgcaaaggcaatggcttaccgcaaagttcttagagaagagcgaaaaaggaaataaagctcgcgcatctgagaagggaggctccttgcacactggaggtgcgatcagcctagggacaataaaaagaagattggtacgtaattgcttaatttattttaattttcaaagtatatctattctgtttattaactaaaatttatgagttttcaggaaaaAAAGTTGGGGCGTCCAATGAACCAAGATGAGTTATTCAAAGAGATTCATATTGTAAAGAAtaagaaagagacggatcaagaaaggtgggtcgagggccgACCTTCGACTGTACAtataagttttcacttttcattaagtattttgatttatttttatataaattttgaaatactaattcaatgtagTTTTTCTTATAGGGTTGCTTCACAGCTGACgtggaggaattcatacgcagtcagccacctaatgagtcgggcgagccAATCCAatcttcggacgaggatgctgaaagaatgtgGACGAGGCTG encodes the following:
- the LOC104242742 gene encoding uncharacterized protein → MEDEDKELLNKKVLVRSGSHMYDELRSFRTWFKWMCVDQSDTWSACLSWFVFIWLAVVVPWLSHYLLACTDCVSDHSRPYDSVVQLSLSSVAALSFICLSRFNKKYGLRRFLFLDKLCGESETVRNCYTQQLNRSMKILFIFVMPCFAAEITYKIWWYSSGGTRFPFLGNVVMSNIVACILELTSWLYRTVVFFLVCVLFRLICYLQILRLQDFAQVLFHVDSDVESVLREHLRIRRHLRIISHRYRVFILWALIFITASLFASLLMTTRPNADLHIYKSGELALCSVSLLAGLMILLRSATRITHKAQAVTSLAAKWHVCATIDSYDWAKVENSPATQVAYNQDFHPSSNGSSDAEDVGDEEDELDNTKFVPSYAYSTISFQKRQALVTYFENNRAGVTIYGFMLDRSSLHTIFGIELTLMLWLLGKTVGVS